The following are encoded in a window of Primulina eburnea isolate SZY01 chromosome 4, ASM2296580v1, whole genome shotgun sequence genomic DNA:
- the LOC140828840 gene encoding uncharacterized protein isoform X1 has protein sequence MPERGSILLSYMKLSTVVKDTYFHTSNLQMAKQPQYFFLEEWLRNTIITGNNKSGLVHPSSSSAQAIIQAWADIRDSLQCQSFNAHHLQALKLLVSSQASLHVADPQAKLLLSILSLQNLSLPQETYLLFFRLLYIWLRKSRQSSQVVESAIDILLHLLSFQSHSDRSPLFLSEGILLLGAISFQTSLTDKSKRVCLEFLCKLLEEDCRDILLSDELVSNVLAGIGYALSSSISTYFGKILDILFRIWGQEDGPSGTISQGLMLLHLIEWVLSNSLRSQSLDKIDLVKGALETVIPSHSSFAVVMAAAGTLRAINRSGLSGFMHLANAAEGRIEILARDLVSRTECIGHSENNPKLNLLLQCIALALARSGSVAYRDSLLVSLSLALLTEVFPLQRIYDKVVKLPKENLNLVLNEIEEHISSVIFKEAGAITRILCNQYASANEDTRGFVENLIWDYCQKIYLWHRQATLVLLGCQDKLISELEKISESTFLMVVVFSLGVTKHRLDSRVNQEIQLQISVRILIALSCMEYFRRMRLPEYMDTIRAVIVSVQENESACVSFVESIPSYDDLIHNHGSSKMAKLRSVWSTDEVQTARIIFYMRVIPTCIEQLPAPVFRKVVAPTMFLFLGHPNGKVARYAHSMFVAFISSGKDPSQNERDSLKEQLVYYYMQRSLEAFPGITPLEGMASGVVALVRYLPAGCPSIFYCIHCLVEKVNTLCSAVNREDIDLWKHWEGELEPSKKVLDLLLGLLSLVDIQVLPSLMKLLAQLIVQLPVNGQNMLLNQLYQQIAESDDVIRKPALISWLQSLSYLCSQAVGKKEPDLVGEITSRL, from the exons ATGCCTGAACGAGGAAGTATACTCCTCAGTTATATGAAATTGA GTACTGTGGTCAAGGATACTTATTTTCACacttcaaatcttcaaatgGCAAAGCAGCCTCAATATTTTTTCCTTGAAGAATGGCTGCGGAATACCATCATAACTGGTAACAACAAGAGTGGTTTGGTACATCCCTCTTCTTCCTCTGCCCAGGCAATAATTCAAGCTTGGGCTGATATCAGAGATTCACTTCAATGTCAATCCTTTAATGCTCATCACCTCCAAGCTTTAAAATTACTCGTCAGTTCTCAAGCATCTCTTCACGTTGCAGATCCACAAGCTAAACTTCTCCTTTCTATTTTATCCTTGCAAAACCTGTCTTTGCCCCAAGAAACTTATCTCCTATTCTTTAGGCTTCTTTATATTTGGTTGAGGAAATCCAGACAGTCTTCTCAGGTTGTTGAATCTGCTATTGACATTTTGTTGCACCTTTTATCTTTTCAATCTCATTCTGACAGAAGCCCCCTTTTCTTATCTGAAGGGATTCTCCTTCTAGGTGCCATTTCTTTCCAAACTTCTTTAACTGATAAATCCAAAAGGGTCTGCTTGGAGTTTCTTTGTAAGTTACTGGAAGAAGATTGCAGAGATATATTATTGTCTGATGAGCTTGTCTCCAATGTTCTTGCGGGGATTGGTTATGCTCTCTCCTCTTCCATTAGCACATATTTTGGAAAAATTCTAGATATTTTGTTTCGAATTTGGGGTCAAGAAGATGGACCCTCTGGCACTATTTCTCAGGGCCTCATGCTACTACATTTGATTGAGTGGGTTCTCTCTAATTCCTTGAGGTCACAGTCCTTGGATAAAATTGATCTCGTAAAAGGGGCTTTAGAAACTGTTATCCCTTCTCATTCTTCATTTGCTGTAGTCATGGCTGCCGCTGGAACATTGAGGGCTATCAATAGATCTGGTCTTAGTGGTTTTATGCATCTTGCTAATGCTGCTGAGGGACGAATTGAAATCTTGGCAAGAGATTTGGTTTCTAGAACCGAATGTATTGGCCATTCTGAAAACAATCCAAAGCTTAATCTACTTTTGCAGTGTATAGCACTTGCTTTGGCTCGAAGTGGTTCTGTCGCCTACCGCGATTCTCTGCTTGTGTCCCTTTCATTGGCACTATTGACCGAAGTATTTCCTTTGCAGCGAATCTATGATAAAGTTGTCAAACTCCCTAAGGAAAATTTGAATTTGGTGCTTAATGAGATCGAAGAACATATTAGTAGTGTCATTTTCAAGGAAGCTGGAGCAATAACTCGTATTTTGTGCAACCAGTATGCCTCAGCGAATGAGGATACTCGGGGTTTTGTAGAGAATCTCATTTGGGATTATTGTCAGAAAATCTACTTGTGGCACCGACAGGCGACACTGGTTCTTCTGGGCTGCCAGGATAAGTTGATCAGTGAACTAGAGAAAATTTCCGAATCTACTTTTCTCATGGTAGTAGTTTTCTCACTAGGGGTAACAAAACACAGGCTAGACTCAAGAGTAAACCAAGAAATTCAATTGCAGATTTCAGTGAGAATATTGATTGCATTGTCTTGTATGGAATATTTCCGCCGAATGCGTTTGCCAGAGTACATGGATACAATTAGAGCCGTGATTGTTAGCGTTCAGGAGAATGAATCAGCTTGTGTCTCCTTTGTGGAGTCTATTCCTTCATATGATGATTTGATACACAATCATG GTTCTTCCAAAATGGCGAAGTTGCGATCTGTCTGGTCCACTGATGAGGTTCAGACCGCTCGTATCATATTTTATATGCGTGTTATTCCTACATGTATTGAACAGTTACCAGCCCCTGTATTCAGGAAGGTTGTAGCTCCGACCATGTTCCT CTTTTTGGGACATCCCAATGGAAAAGTTGCCAGATATGCGCATTCGATGTTCGTAGCTTTTATATCTTCAGGTAAAGATCCCAGTCAGAATGAAAGAGATTCACTGAAGGAGCAACTCGTTTATTATTACATGCAGAGATCTCTAGAG GCATTTCCTGGAATTACACCATTGGAGGGAATGGCTTCTGGAGTTGTTGCTCTTGTCAGATATCTCCCTGCTGGTTGTCCATCTATATTTTATTGTATCCACTGTCTTGTGGAAAAAGTTAATACCCTCTGCAGTGCAGTCAACCGTGAAGACATTGATCTCTGGAAGCACTGGGAAGGAGAACTGGAACCTTCAAAAAAGGTGCTAGATCTGCTTTTAGGACTACTCTCCCTTGTTGATATACAG GTTCTCCCTAGTTTAATGAAGTTGTTGGCCCAGCTGATTGTCCAGCTACCTGTGAATGGACAAAACATGCTCCTGAATCAGTTGTATCAACAAATTGCAGAATCTGATGATGTTATAAGGAAGCCAGCATTGATTTCATGGTTGCAGTCTCTGTCTTACCTTTGTTCTCAAGCTGTTGGCAAAAAAGAACCTGATTTGGTTGGAGAAATAACCTCACGGCTCTAG